The genome window CCTTGGTTACAGCATAATGAAACAGAATCGGATTGGCGATCCAATCACCTGATCGAATATATTGGGTTGCCCGCCCACCGGTCACTTCGATAACGGGATATCGCGATCCGCAATCACATTTCTGTTCAGACAGCCTGCCAATATCTCCCGTGTCATACCGGATCAAAGGCCAGATTCGATTGGTCAAGTCAGTAATCACTACGTTTCCATAGCCATCTTTGTCCGAATTCGCAATTTCCACATACAATTGATCACTAGATAAGTGCAGATTACCGCTTCTGCAGCTCATGCCAATACACCAAAATTCGCGGGAACCATAATGGTTATAAACAATGGGACCAAAGGCCTCTTCAATCGTCTTACGCTGATAGTCAAATAACATCTCTCCGTTAATTTCGATATATTTAAACGGAAGTTTGCTCCGATCCAGCTTTCGCTCCAGCAGATGATTCGCGAATAGATAGAGTGCGGTAGATACGGACAGCATCCACTGCGGACGATACTTCAGCAACGCTTCATAATAGTCATCCAGTCGTTCCGGGGACAGATCAAGCATGGAGAGATACATGACCTCATGGTAGATGGATATGGGATCCGTTGACAGATCATCTTCATTGAAGGCATAAAACATGGCATACGGATCTTTAGGTCCAATACCTCCATTAGTGTTTCGAAGGCCCCATAAGAGGCGTGCTTTTTTCCATTTTTCTTCAACTGATTTATAACATTTGAGCGGTTGTCCCGTGGAACCACTGGTATATTCGACATAGAGTTTGGCCTCATTGTCCGTCAGCAGCGATTCTTCTCTGCCGGTCAGCTCAGATTTCTCCAATATGGGTATCTGCTCAAAACGGGCTTGGCTCCAGCCGGCATCGGTAACGCCTTGTAACCTTTGTTTGTAGAATGAAGACTTTGCTGTTGCGTGTTCGATTAAACCTAGTAGCTTGTCCTGAACATGGTCCCACTTGGTTATCATCAATGGTTTCCCACCTTATGGTTTCAAAGTCACATTGGTTCTTGGGAACTGAACGGCACTCCATATATATGGCATCTCCAGCAAACCATGGATCAATCGCTCCCATCCGACGCCAAAACCCGATGTCTCCCTGTAGTTATCGAGCGTTCTGGACTGGAGATAACATGCGTAATCTTCTTCAGGCAGGTTAAACACTTCTGCTTTTTCTTTCAATTGCTCAAGGGTACCCACACGCTGACCGCTCCCGATCGTTTCCCGATACCCTGGCCAGATATAATCCGTGTTGTTTGCAACACGTCTGTCCCGGCCCTTCATTTCGGCGTGGTAGAACGGTACTTCAAGCAAAGGAAACTCACTAATTGCCAGGAATCCGCCATAAATCTCGGTGAGTCGGACTTCTTCCCAAGAACCGAAGTGTTCAAGTGTGAATTTGTTGTAGATTTCATCTTTTGTATCTTCGTAAAGTGCGGCTAAAGCTTCTTCAAAAGTTAATTCCGTTATTTTTTGACTGCGACTGACTTCGTCAAGTTGATTCAGACGATCCTGGGAAAGGAACACACTCAGATCCGCTTCATTATGTTTGAGCAAATCCTGAATGACTCTAAACAACAATTGACGGATTATCTCCTTATTTGCTACTTGATCAACCGCGCCTTCATATTCGATATGGTGAAACTCGGATAGATGGGATGCATCCACATTTTCCTTGCGGAATGAGTTATACACGGAGTATACATGATCTACCTGGTGCTGGAGCACCGACAATTCCAGATAAATTTGTGAGGACTCTGATAAAAATGCCTTGTTCGGCAGATCAAACCACTCCAAAGAAATAGGGCATACATCCGTTGTATAACTGATGGCCTCGCGACCGTATACGGCACCTGGGGAAGAAATCATTCGAGTAGTCAAGGGCAGCAGTGTAAACAGGGCATTCATTTCTCCAAAAAACAGATTGCTTGACATATTGATCTGATGATTAATTCTGGCGATAGCGCCCCAATACTTCTGTTCGCTGAAGCTCTTGACCCGATTTTCAGCTTCTGCCAGCGTGTATTGCCCTGCAAGTACGTTATCCAAGGCATCGTATATGTTGTTCCCGCGATATCCCAACTTCTTGTCTTTTTTTGTAAAATAAGGTCCTAACATAAGCTCATCTCTCCTCATATGGATATTATTTTGGGTTAAAATCAAACCTGGCCGGCGATATACTTTTCCCGTTCGTTCTTGCTTCTTACCTTGCGTAACAACTCCGATGGAGACAGGGGGTGAGATTCATCCCATAGGACAGAATTAATCATCAGTTGCTGAACCGTGGGGTGCATCTGATCCAGATATGCCTTTTCCTTCATCTCCGGATAGGAAGTATGTCCTCCATACGCTTCCTCTTTACCTTGAACGCTGTAATGCAACGTTCTCCTGTAGTCATGAGACGTACATGCTCCGCGATGAAGTGTATGCGCATTCATAAATAGAACGTCTCCGGGTTGACATGTGATTCGAACCTCGTTAGGTAACGGATTAGCCCCGTTATTGTTCACTTCCCATCTCTCCTGATCGGAAAGTGCACGTCGGTGCGAACCGGGAATCGCGATAAAACAAGAGTCTGGGTACAAGGGAATATTGAACTGCACATGGTTGGGAATACCTTCTGGGTGATATAACTCGTTATCCCCGTAATCCCGGTGCCAACGCAATCGATAATTGATCTTCTCCGGCGACCACAGCGCATGGGCTCCCCAAAATCGCAATTCTTCGCCCAATATCTCTTGAAGTACTTCCATCAGACGTTCGTTCCCAAAAACGTCTCCGAAGGCGGGCTCGTACAAGTCCAATTTGAAAATATTATTTACACCCCAAGTGTCGTAATCAGGCTCCTGTTTCAAGGTGTAACGCGTCGTATACCGGAGTGGTTCCTGCTTCACCTTGGTGATCAATTTTTCCATCGCAATCTTTAGCTGATTCACCTCATCCGATACAAAAATTCCTGTAACGACAGCATAACCATCATCTAGAAAACGCGATTTCAGACCCATGATCAAGCAACTCCTTTCTTGCTATTGGTGTTATGGAACCGCGAACCATTCCTTGTCCATCCGTTCCTTCCAGCGCTCTCGAATGGCCTTATATTGTTCCTCAGCAAGGTTCCCTTTGCTTGCCAATGCATAATTGTCCCGCCAACGATCTGGTTTCGTCGTGCCAATCATGACTGTGTGCACACCGGGAATCGACAGCGCAAACCTCAGTGCCAGTTCTGTCGTAAGCAAAGGATCCTCTTGAAAGGAATACCCCAGCTTGAGCAAACGCTCCTCATAGGTTACTTTTGCTGGCTTGACCATAGATTCCGGCGTCTTGCCCATTCTTTTCCACATAGCAAGCTGGCGTTCATAACGTTTCTTATGCTCCACTGAATTAACCCAAGCGGCGTTGGCAATCGGACGCTTCACAATGACCCCAAGCTGCTGCTGCTGTGCTAAGGGAATGATTTCGTCTAAGGCGATTTGATCAGCAATATTAACGGTCACCTGCAACGTATCAAAACATTGCATCTTGATCGCATATTTCGCTTGTTCCCCGTCCCCGCTGTAACCCAAATATCTCGCTTTTCCCGCTGCCTGAATCTTTTTTAGCGTCTGAATGACTTCACCACGTTGTAAAATCTCTTCAGAGCAGCCATGCAGTTGCAAAACATCAATATAATCTGTGCCCAATCGCTTAAGGCTCCGGTCTACACTCAGTTCCAGCCAGTCAGGGTCCCAATCGTGATACTTGTCCTCGTCCGAGTGGCCGCATTTGGTGAATAGATAGAATTCTGCACGCCTTCCCGAAACGGCCTGACCAATTCGTTCCTCGCTATTCGGGTAACACTCAGCAGTATCAATAGCATTAAGTCCATGATCCAGTGCAAGATTCAGTAGGTGGTTCACTGTTTCCTGGCTGGTTTGTTCATAACCGATCTGGGAGCTGCCGAACCCCATGACGCCTACATGCATATCTGTCTTTCCCAGCGTTCTCTTTTCCATGTCCAACCTCCCTCCCCTTGTGGGTTCAGTAATTTTCACTCAAATACGCTCGAGAGTTCTTCACGACATTCCGAATGTTATCGATGTGCATACTCGCCGAGGAAACAGGCCAATCCCCTCGAATGAGACCAAGACTTGCCAGCCTGATGCACGTTGTGCCCATTAACAGCGGAAGTACCGTAATTTCTTCGGCCAGCAGGGAATGATGTTCTTGATAGCCTTCAAGAAATTGCTGGAACGGCTGAGGTCCCAATTCATGAATGGCTTCAAAACGCGAGCTGCCGTACCGGTAAGTTATGCCGGAAAAAGTAAGCAATCCTTCAGCCAGATCCACAAGGGAATCGGATAAGCATGCATTGTCAAAATCAATCAGCGCCGACACCGAACCGTCGGATGAGAAAATGAAATTCATCGGATTCAAGTCTCCGTGCGCAATCGATGTCACCGCTTCTGCTCTGTCAGCATGCTGAACAGACCACTCGTCTACCAGTTTCTTGCAAACCTGGACAAAACGTTGCACATGCTCCTGATCCTCTTTGCTCATTTCATTGCGTTTCTGCATGTACTTTTTAAGCAAAAGAACAAGTACATCCTTTGTAGAAACATAAGGAGATTGCTCAGGCAACCTCAGTCTCTGTAGTGGATATGCGGACGCAGCCTTAGTCCGAAATTCACCCAATACCGCCCCGGCAGCACGTATCTGTTGAGGCTGGGCATTATACATCGAGCCGTTTGGTATATACGATTGTAGGTACAATGTACTTTGATTACCTGCATGTACAATCAGCTCCCTGGATGTAGTTAACTGAACGGCAGGGACACGAACCCCTTTCAGAGCCAGCTCATGCTGGAGCTTAATTATGCTCACGGCGTGCTCAATGGATCGGATATACCAAGGAATTTCTTTCAAAAAGTAGAGGTTTCCCTCCCGGTCTTCAACAAGGGCTTTTCTGGATGTCTCCGAAACCCGGTTGATCG of Paenibacillus sp. FSL R5-0517 contains these proteins:
- a CDS encoding amino acid--tRNA ligase-related protein, which encodes MLGPYFTKKDKKLGYRGNNIYDALDNVLAGQYTLAEAENRVKSFSEQKYWGAIARINHQINMSSNLFFGEMNALFTLLPLTTRMISSPGAVYGREAISYTTDVCPISLEWFDLPNKAFLSESSQIYLELSVLQHQVDHVYSVYNSFRKENVDASHLSEFHHIEYEGAVDQVANKEIIRQLLFRVIQDLLKHNEADLSVFLSQDRLNQLDEVSRSQKITELTFEEALAALYEDTKDEIYNKFTLEHFGSWEEVRLTEIYGGFLAISEFPLLEVPFYHAEMKGRDRRVANNTDYIWPGYRETIGSGQRVGTLEQLKEKAEVFNLPEEDYACYLQSRTLDNYRETSGFGVGWERLIHGLLEMPYIWSAVQFPRTNVTLKP
- a CDS encoding phytanoyl-CoA dioxygenase family protein — protein: MGLKSRFLDDGYAVVTGIFVSDEVNQLKIAMEKLITKVKQEPLRYTTRYTLKQEPDYDTWGVNNIFKLDLYEPAFGDVFGNERLMEVLQEILGEELRFWGAHALWSPEKINYRLRWHRDYGDNELYHPEGIPNHVQFNIPLYPDSCFIAIPGSHRRALSDQERWEVNNNGANPLPNEVRITCQPGDVLFMNAHTLHRGACTSHDYRRTLHYSVQGKEEAYGGHTSYPEMKEKAYLDQMHPTVQQLMINSVLWDESHPLSPSELLRKVRSKNEREKYIAGQV
- a CDS encoding aldo/keto reductase is translated as MEKRTLGKTDMHVGVMGFGSSQIGYEQTSQETVNHLLNLALDHGLNAIDTAECYPNSEERIGQAVSGRRAEFYLFTKCGHSDEDKYHDWDPDWLELSVDRSLKRLGTDYIDVLQLHGCSEEILQRGEVIQTLKKIQAAGKARYLGYSGDGEQAKYAIKMQCFDTLQVTVNIADQIALDEIIPLAQQQQLGVIVKRPIANAAWVNSVEHKKRYERQLAMWKRMGKTPESMVKPAKVTYEERLLKLGYSFQEDPLLTTELALRFALSIPGVHTVMIGTTKPDRWRDNYALASKGNLAEEQYKAIRERWKERMDKEWFAVP
- a CDS encoding phosphotransferase, translated to MLKPLELSRGLIPEDMLSQALEQYGIMEYTTYPYLNMNGTVVPINRVSETSRKALVEDREGNLYFLKEIPWYIRSIEHAVSIIKLQHELALKGVRVPAVQLTTSRELIVHAGNQSTLYLQSYIPNGSMYNAQPQQIRAAGAVLGEFRTKAASAYPLQRLRLPEQSPYVSTKDVLVLLLKKYMQKRNEMSKEDQEHVQRFVQVCKKLVDEWSVQHADRAEAVTSIAHGDLNPMNFIFSSDGSVSALIDFDNACLSDSLVDLAEGLLTFSGITYRYGSSRFEAIHELGPQPFQQFLEGYQEHHSLLAEEITVLPLLMGTTCIRLASLGLIRGDWPVSSASMHIDNIRNVVKNSRAYLSENY